tatccaataattaaaatttaatgtataaataatataaaaagaataaattttgTTTATAAAATAAAGTTATAATACTAAATATATGATAAGGTGAGATAAAATACGATAAAGTAAACAAACTAAGTATCGAGAAAAACAAATTCTACCTGGCAGTTGAAGAAGACCCGCAGACGGTTGAAGAAAAAATGTTTATTGTTGAGAAAGCACCGCGAGGATTAACAAAAAGCACGCAGCTCTTGGTAAACCGCAATTGGAAAACCTATAAATTGATTGGTTTGCCCATTCGTTTTTTTATATTGTTCATCCCGTAGTAAGATTTGGCGCGAGGATTAACAAAAAGCATGCGGCTCATGGTAAACCGCAATGGGAAAACCTATAGATTTATTGGTTTTCCCGTTCGCTTTTCTCTATTGTCCATCCCATAGTGAGATTTTGCCATCCCAAATAAATTTCTCAATtcttatggaatgaacaaactataagtttgttcatttttcacccaacaaacataaaaaatgagTGGCCAAGTCAACAAATTTGTAGGTTTATTGAGTGTGGTCCAACATTAGCCGCGCGTTTCATCTACAACCGCATGGACGAAACAAACTCGTTAGCGGGTGAAAGAAAACCTCGCGGCTTTATTTGGCCCACTAACGGGTAAACATCAACCACCAACGACCACATTTGAACGACTGGAAAATAAGTTCATCCAAGGGCCAGAATTTTGAGTtatataaatactcctcattttaACCCCAATTTAACACATTCAACACCTCTAGTCTCTTTACTCTTCTTTGagtttaaaaaaaattctttaattCAACAAATATGTCGTAAGATGTCTCGACCCTTATTAGTTTGGAGAGCTTCGTATActgcagaagaagatgaaatgtcGAAATTACGTTTTTTTTATTAACTCAGCTTGTTACATCAcactatccatgggtgaatttctgggcGGTTCACGAGGGGTTCTGCAGCGACACCCGTAGCCCGAGTCGTCGTGCTATATGCGACATAGAAAATCATCTTCATTCGATTAAGAAATAATTAAGTGAATTAgtagctttaaccatgcaagtcaaTCGATTTAGACTCCGGGGTGAAACGGATGACGAGTTGGTAACAAGATCAAAAGAGGAATGCGAAGATGAAAGAATATGGTTTTTTTCAGAAATTATTttgaaatccttaaggtgttaAAAAATTTCAACCCCTTCTTTTAGTTGTTGTTCCACCTAGTACTTCCCATCAGTGAAGTTAGTGTAACACTtgattttaaacatatgtaatttgaTTCAAACAAACAgtcgtacttttaattgattaaaaTTAGAATTACAAAGATAGCAtaattaaaagttacaatttctctaacttcttccattattatcttcaGGGCTTGGAGTCGTCCATTCTCCAAAACCCGAGATTTCCCCACCTGCCAACATATTTGGAAAATTTGTATAAGGGAAAAGAGATGGTTGAAAACCACCACAAGATGGTTGAACACCACTAGGCGATTGGAAATGACTCGATCCTCCAAACATATAAGCGGTTTGTTGTTGCGGTGGTGGTGTAACAGTGTAGTAAGAATCATTCGGGTTGAAgggcgagaatgatgatgaaatgcgcctagCATACGGGTGATGTACTTGAGGTTGAGAAATAGGCACAGTTTGTGGTGAATTACTGTGTGGTACCTGTATATCTTCCATCACTGAATCATTCTCTTTCCTTGATCTGTTGCTCCTGGTAGAACTGGAAGACTATGAACGCCCCTCAGTATTTACGGATGGATTCAACCCTAACATTGTGTCTGTCTTCCATGATCTACACTCACTCAAGTGTGCAGACCACATTTGCATAACTACCCAATGCATATCGTCAAGTTGTCTCTTCAACTCTTCATTAGAAGCATCCACATTGTGCTAAGGATAATCACTTTCCATAGCTTGGGAAAATACAATGGGGATCGTGGTTGGCTCACCTTGTGAATTAATACTTGGCATCTCCCAACGGATTTCAGGAAAATTTGACGAAGATAatgaagaacttgcacccgtggtggggtaagtcataaagcatggATCTTCCGGAGGCGGCTGGCTAGAAACGATGTTTGTATCATGAACCAGGCGTGATAACCCTGGGAAATCAAACCCTAGACGTACATGTTGTTTGTACCAATTACATGATTCGCAATCGACTGGTACCATCTGACATATACTGTGCTTCACTAATATTCACTTGTATATTTAGTTCACACCTCACCCACTGAGTCATTCTCTCCCGATCAAAATCTGATGCGGAGGTTTGCATATGTTGTAGCGGGTTTATTGCAATTGCATAAATCCCACGTAATTGGTACATCAGTCTATTTCCTAGGTACCAAACCCCTCTATCCATTTCTGGAgtgtaaaaaacaactctacgGAGAGAATATAATCAAGAATACCTTGTACATCTTCATGATTATACTCAAGAAAATCAAAGTAAGGGTGAACAACAACATTCTTGTGGCTCTGAGTCATCAGTTGATACCTCTGAACAAAACTGGAAACCGAGTCGTCGCTACCAGTGTCATTCGCCCAGTTGCTCGTGTAGTACATGTCCATAAGTGGAAGTCTATGGTTATTGTCTTTAAGAATTGGTTTACTAACAAGGAAGTACATATACCACCAAAactgcaaattactccataatttagtattttgacttaatctacatttgttaataaaattatttaaatttaagAATAATAATTTCGATATTTACCTCTAAGATGTcccagaaaccagtgaagttaGGTATACCTATGGACGCTTGATCAAGCCGACGATACATTTCTCCTAAAATTGCACACCCCAAATCATAATGTGGTGCTTTTtcaagatcttctaacgcttcaAGCCAACCAATATGAGAAACAatagttgagtttggaaagaacgTCTGACCCATTAACTATAAAATAAATACCCTTTCGAGTTCAGGATAGTCAGCCGTATTTGTTGAGTTTTTATTGTATAGAAAGAAACGCTTTTACGCTAAACAATGTATTTCATTTCCTTTCAAATCTTTATGATCTTCACGTACTTGTGATTCTAAAAAGAGGGGAGAAGCGCCTTCCATTCATCATTCAACACCGATTCGTTTTGGTTGAAGGGTACAGGATTTCCCACTCCACTTGGAatcccacaaatgaaatacaaatcaatgGGCGTAATTTCTATTACAAGGATAATATCATATATAGTTAATTGTTTTGGCTTATTTAATAATTGCTTTTGAAAAATTAATTATAATTTAATTTAAACAAacttaccaatttcaaaatccataaaatggaaCGTTCTCGTCGCTGGCCACCACCTTTCTACTAATACTCTCGTATATTGTTGTGTTTTCTGAGCCTCACAAGATAAAACGCACTCCAGGGATATCTGTCAACTCTATCTCGGACTGTAGGGGGTAGACCATTATAAATAACATCTAAGTCTTGAAATCCACCTCTCATTTTATAATAACAATCAGAGCGCTCTTgatgccccgacacatgaccttCAACTAATGATAGAGCAGCAACAACACTTGGCGAAGCAAACTCTGCTTCAGGATTCTGAGTATAATCTACATTTGTGGCAGTCCCCGATATTTTTTCATGTTTACGATCTCTTTTACTCCTAAAACTGCTGACGGCAGCCCTTACCAGATTTGCTCATTTTGTAGTAagattttgtttagaagaatgggGAAGAAGAGAGTGGAGTTGAGTGGTGTGGGTGAAAAGAGTTTCAAATGAATGATTTTATAGATTTCAAAATTGTAGCCGCTGAGAAAAGAGTCGTTAGGTTTTTAACCGTCGGAGAATTCTCTTAGCCCATCAGTGTTTTCTCCTCATCCGCTTGCGGTTTGTAATCACCCGTCGAGCATGATTCTCACCCGCACGCGGGTTGTCTTCGCCCGCGTGCTTTTTGACCCACTATCCACGTGCTTTTTGACCCACTATCCACTGCTTTTTCATAGTGCAAAATCACGTTTGCCcgtccacctggctcaacaaataataatttttattgattGTCATGGGAAATGCCCTTAGAAATGCTGAAACAACCCATTTGATGAGTGGGAAGAAAGTTAAGGACAGATTTTACCATAGTGGTCCTGCCAACTTAGTCTAAAGCAGTGCTCTTACGGTTCTTAAGTTAGACTCAAAAGGTTACATATAAAAGGCTTGCGTTTAGAGTGTCCAAGAAGAAGTGGCAACTTAAATGATGGACTCCTTCCATTTCCTACTTTGGATTCTTCCGATCATGGTTTTTAAAAGCAAACACTTTGCTCCGAAATTCTCCAAGACGCTCCGAAGCGCAAGGATGAAGCGAATTTTACATGAAGCTTAGATTCTCTCGTAAGATATGCTTCAAAGCAATTTCCCGcctaaaaatttaaaagaaaactaAGATTCCGAGGGGATTCAAACTCCACACATGCTACTCACTTATAGTCGGCTAAGCCACTGAGCCAGAGATGCTTTTTTGATATTAATTGGACTTacatttagtttatataaatattatATTCTTAAATTTACATTTCAAACCCATTTAAGAACAACTAATGTTATTTATAGACacttcaaacatcaaccatgaaaCGACACTTCACGATTCAACATACGTTTCGCTTTTTAAAAATGAAAACCGAGTCACGCTTCACTTCACGCTTTAAAAAATTGCTTCCGATCCTTCCATTTTCTTGACTGTTCTTAAAATTTTGGGCGGATACCGACCTTGGCATTCCCCAAGAACAAAATGATAAGTGAATCTCAAGCAAAAGAAAAAGCCGAAACAAAAAGCGTAGGGCATTAGCACTCTAACATCCATATGTTTAGATTTTGCCACTAGCTTAGCAGTCAGTTTATACTGCACTACTAGCAAGAAAGGAAAAAGAGCAAAGGGAACAAAACTGCAGGTCTTCTTGGAGTTGAAGAGGAGAACTCAAGTAAAAGTTGATTATCATTTGGGAGTGAAATTTTCACAGCATAAACTTTCAGTGTCTATGGTTCTTCGTCTATTTCTAAGTTAGATGTACGCCCAAATTAAAGATAAAAAGCAGACGGAAATTGTATAGCTCAGAAATGCAAGCGCAGACAAGGGTCAGTAACCCTGTTTTACAACCAATGGTATCATGAAATTTCTTGGGATGAAACTTTATTTATAGAAATGAATCTTCTACATAATAGCAAACTATAGGTGATTTTAAACATATAAAATGCATGGAGATATGCAACTACTGCTTATTCCCAGCTGCTTCATAATCCAATAGAAATGAATACAAACTTAGCTAAATGTTTACCTATTTGAACAAGAGAAGGAAGTGACAAGTGCTTCAAGTTGGATACGTCAAACTTCTCCATGAACCTCTGATCTGATACTCTAGCTTTTGCGGCGGCAAAACGCTGGTACTCATCAAACACTGAAGACAGACACCATCTCTGCAGTTTTCGAAAGCATCCGACTAGGCAACCTGTTCGATGCTGTACAAGATCAAAGATGGAAACTAAGTTAATGAAAAAAGGTTCAGAAATGAAAAAATTGAAAGAAGCAAGAGTCTACATATATGTACCTTTCCTCGTTTGCAGTGAATTAGAACTGGATGATTCTTAACATCTGCATTGTTGATAACATGTAACAAATAAATTAAGATATGGTCCTGACTGGCAATAAAATAATGGAAAAAAAGGAATAGCATCATATTTTTTATACCAACAAGAACTTTGAGCGCCTCACGAATTGTATCTTCAGGGATGTTGACAAAAGGCTCCTGGATGGGTGATATTCAAATCCAATGTCAATGCATATATATAATAAATTAAACTTCAATTTGCAGATTCATTCTTATATGTACACTCTAAATAGCATGATAATCTTTTAAAACATGTTGTATTTCTTTATCCAAGATCTATAGCTGCTTTGGTGGCTTTTTGTCACTTTTTACACACACTTCATGCAAAAGGGTTAGGCGTTCATTTAACCAATGAGGAACCAGATCACTCCGAGATCATACGAGGTACTAGCTGATCCTTTCATGTGATATTTGTTTCACAAGATTGATTGAGTTTCATCCCGAACGTCACCCCTATGCTGTTTTGTTACATATCAAAACTTACGGAGGATGTATGGTACAGGATTACTCTGCATCCTTGTAAAAAATATGCAAAAGCTTTCTGGGCCAAAGCTCGTAAGAAACTAGCCCTCATACACTGACAATGGTGATTGTACCCAAACACTGAGGTATTTGACTTTCAAGTTTCAGCCCTATATTCAGTCTCAACAGAGTGACTGAAATGTCCAAGAGAAAGAACCCTTCTTCTCTTGCTCTCAACTCGTGATGTACTATTTATATTTGCTACATACTTAAACCCCCACACCACACATTCAGATAGATGCCGCATTGCCGCACTAGTGATTGACAGGACCAAAACTCAAATTGATTTAGTTTTTGCTCCTTCAAAAGGTCAAGAGGATACTTAAAAACCGAAAGGGGGTAAAAAAGGCTACATCAAGGACGTACTCAATCCCTATAACGAACAGGTATGCAGAGCCGGGCTATTATCATCACTCCTGCTATCGCTATTAGTAGACATTGAAATTAAAAACTAATAAGggcacaaaaaaaagaaagaatatccAACTGGATACATATGATCTTCAATGCATGATATATTCAGTAGTTGATCCTGACTCCAGTGTGTAGACACATAATGGTTGTTATAACTTGCTCAACTCTTGAATCTTATTCTAAAGATGCAAAGATGAATCTGCGCAACAAAGAGTAAGCTTAAACCTCCTAAGCCTCTTATTCGTGGAGAAAGAGGCGGCATTCTGACACTTCAAAGCCATGGAAGGAACCAGATTACAAAACCCATCATGACCACTGGATACTACAGACTTGAGCTTTCTGGAACTGATATTCTCATGTACAGACTGCATTATTGGTATGAATTCAACGAGCCATTGTCTTTACCATGAAAGCATGAAACAATATGGCAAAAGGGGGACTAACTGATTTATCTATAGTATTACAGTCTATACTCTATAGAAGTTCTCTCagaaacaatcatcaatgaataaCCAAATTGTACAAACCTCACTTTTAAGATGACCCAACTAAGGCTGATGCATTGTATCACAGAAGAATAACAGTCACAATGACTCAATTCAACTAATAAATTAGCAGACATATCTATGAGTTAAGTCCTTACTAGATTATACAGCTAATAAATTTGTTATTCCTTCTACAGATAGTATAACAACAACCAAATTCAGTTTCAATGTCTATAAAGCGTGTTTAGACTCACAGTTTATCTGACTAGTAACAACTGCATTACTTGCATCAGATAGTGCACCTGCACTGCCTTTGTGCATATTCAATCTGTTGGATAGGGATAACTTGATGATAACAAAAGGGTTAAAAACTTAAAATTCATCTTGACAGGACGCAAGTGGGAAATAAAAGAAATACTCATTAGACTTCCATAGATAGTGGACATGCTGTAAATACTAAGGATGCATGACGCAAGCAGCTTAGACGCATTATTTGAAGCCTCGGTAAAATGGGTGGAGATCGAATAAATAACAACAAACAAACTTTGTGATCTCAAGAAATGGTAATTTCAACGATCAAATCACTTCAATTTCTTAAATCTTAAGTAAAACCCTACCATATTTCACATTTATTAACTTAAAACACGCAGTAAAGTTATAATTAGGTCAAAAAGTAGATGCTACCTTACAGCCTTCAATTCCAAACTGGAAAAGTTGAATCCTGTTAGATTTAAGAAATTCCATATTCGCTTCTGGATATGGTTCCGGACAAAGATATCTGCACACCAATTTCGTTCATTCAAACTCAATAAATCAATACATCAGAAGAAGTAAAAAACATTTTTAGTTTATCAGAACTTACATGATAGAGCGAAGTCCAAGCGTTTGCAAGAAGGGAAAATTAGAGGTATCAGGAAAACCAGACCTAAAAATGCCATTATCAACCATAGCAAAATTCAAAGGAGGTACAAATAATTcctctcctcctcctccttcacCATTATCATTACTACCTTCTGGTGGTACTAC
This is a stretch of genomic DNA from Papaver somniferum cultivar HN1 chromosome 1, ASM357369v1, whole genome shotgun sequence. It encodes these proteins:
- the LOC113303762 gene encoding probable tyrosine-protein phosphatase DSP4 produces the protein MKLPKSVVTEEVQELVMVAPDLKISSLLKVVPPEGSNDNGEGGGGEELFVPPLNFAMVDNGIFRSGFPDTSNFPFLQTLGLRSIIYLCPEPYPEANMEFLKSNRIQLFQFGIEGCKEPFVNIPEDTIREALKVLVDVKNHPVLIHCKRGKHRTGCLVGCFRKLQRWCLSSVFDEYQRFAAAKARVSDQRFMEKFDVSNLKHLSLPSLVQIGRYPPKILRTVKKMEGSEAIF